In the Streptomyces sp. BHT-5-2 genome, one interval contains:
- a CDS encoding ABC transporter permease — protein MAITSTVAPAGSGPWQRAWQQLRRRASVKTSLVVIALFAIMAVAAPLLSTLGGWSPEAFDRTVVDPYLGGQPIGPLGGISADHWLGVEPVTGRDLFARVVHGAQVSLLIAFTATAIVVVAGTAAGIAAGYFGGRTDAVLSRLMDLTMSFPSLIFMIAMMSVARDVNRIVLMTAVIGLFGWPGIARVVRGQTLSLKHREYVDAARVGGSGPWRILTRDVLPGVAGPVIAYTTLIIPGMIATEAALSYLGVGVRPPTPSWGQMIAESVAFYDTDPLYFVIPSSCLFLTVLAFTLLGDALRDVLDPRGSRT, from the coding sequence ATGGCCATCACCTCCACCGTCGCCCCGGCGGGCAGCGGCCCCTGGCAGCGTGCCTGGCAACAGCTGCGCCGGCGTGCCTCCGTGAAGACCTCCCTCGTCGTGATCGCACTCTTCGCGATCATGGCGGTGGCCGCCCCGCTGCTGAGCACGCTGGGCGGCTGGTCACCCGAGGCGTTCGACAGGACCGTGGTCGACCCCTACCTGGGCGGGCAGCCCATCGGCCCGCTCGGCGGAATCTCCGCCGACCACTGGCTCGGGGTCGAACCCGTCACCGGCCGCGACCTGTTCGCCCGGGTCGTGCACGGCGCCCAGGTCTCCCTGCTCATCGCCTTCACCGCCACCGCGATCGTCGTCGTCGCCGGCACGGCGGCCGGTATCGCGGCCGGCTACTTCGGCGGCCGCACCGACGCGGTGCTCTCCCGGCTGATGGACCTCACCATGTCCTTCCCGTCCCTCATCTTCATGATCGCGATGATGTCGGTGGCCCGGGACGTCAACCGGATCGTGCTGATGACCGCCGTGATCGGGCTCTTCGGCTGGCCCGGCATCGCCCGTGTGGTACGCGGCCAGACGCTCTCGCTCAAGCACCGCGAGTACGTCGACGCCGCCCGCGTCGGAGGTTCCGGCCCCTGGCGGATCCTCACCCGCGATGTCCTCCCGGGCGTCGCCGGACCGGTCATCGCCTACACCACCCTGATCATCCCGGGGATGATCGCCACCGAGGCGGCGCTGAGCTATCTGGGCGTCGGCGTCCGCCCGCCCACTCCCTCCTGGGGCCAGATGATCGCCGAGAGCGTCGCCTTCTACGACACCGATCCCCTGTACTTCGTCATCCCCAGCAGCTGCCTCTTCCTCACCGTGCTCGCGTTCACGCTGCTCGGCGACGCGCTGCGGGACGTCCTGGACCCGAGGGGAAGCCGCACATGA
- a CDS encoding ABC transporter substrate-binding protein: protein MNKRTSTALSSALTATLVLGTAGCSGGRRTDGAHGKNLATANNGRVVGGTPQKGGTLTILSDQDFAHLDPARNWVVSEMDFGTRLLYRTLVSYKSAPGTAGSELVPDLATDLGTSSDGAKTWTFHLRAGIKYEDGTPVTAQDVKYNVERSFSPDLPGGADYAARYLKDAEGYQGPANGKHLDSVKTPDDRTIVFELRRPFAEFPNATVMPTFAPVPKAQDTGPRYDNRPFSSGPYKIETYQRNKKLVLVRNPHWDPGTDPIRKAYPDKLVMVMGLRANQIDDRMVASQGADASTVPWFALRPESAGKVLPRADVRERLLAESTNCTDMVQMHTGRAPFNDTKVRQAVQYALDEDAVVTASGGPAFNDASTAYMPAALFGGKQPDTLKIPTTGDAAKARQLLKEAGKANGFATKMTVSNGDKGRAEAVQEALAKAGIKVTIETVDPSAFYATIGDTAHRTDMVYTGWCPDYPSGSTFLPFVFDGRYIKDKGNSGNHSLFRDAPTMRRMDEIAAMTDARKATAAWRKLDGEILAKAPAVPVLVRRWPLVVGTNVAGAYGQTSFGGQLDYASVGLKDPAKSEG, encoded by the coding sequence ATGAACAAGCGCACTTCCACCGCCCTGTCCAGCGCACTGACGGCGACCCTCGTCCTCGGCACGGCCGGCTGCTCCGGCGGCCGGCGGACGGACGGAGCCCACGGAAAGAACCTCGCAACCGCCAACAACGGACGGGTGGTTGGCGGGACACCGCAGAAGGGCGGAACCCTCACCATCCTGTCCGACCAGGACTTCGCCCACCTCGACCCGGCCCGCAACTGGGTGGTCAGCGAGATGGACTTCGGGACCCGGCTGCTCTACCGCACCCTGGTTTCGTACAAGTCGGCCCCGGGGACCGCCGGCAGCGAGCTGGTCCCCGACCTCGCGACCGACCTCGGCACGTCCTCCGACGGCGCCAAGACGTGGACCTTCCACCTCAGAGCAGGGATCAAGTACGAGGACGGGACACCGGTCACCGCCCAGGACGTCAAGTACAACGTGGAACGGTCCTTCTCCCCGGACCTGCCCGGCGGCGCCGACTACGCGGCCCGTTACCTCAAGGACGCCGAGGGCTATCAGGGCCCGGCCAACGGCAAGCACCTGGACTCCGTCAAGACGCCGGACGACAGGACCATCGTCTTCGAACTGCGCAGGCCCTTCGCCGAGTTCCCCAACGCGACGGTGATGCCCACCTTCGCCCCGGTCCCCAAGGCACAGGACACCGGGCCCCGCTACGACAACCGGCCGTTCTCCTCCGGCCCGTACAAGATCGAGACGTACCAGCGCAACAAGAAGCTGGTCCTGGTCCGCAACCCCCACTGGGATCCCGGGACGGACCCGATACGCAAGGCGTACCCGGACAAGCTGGTCATGGTCATGGGGCTCAGAGCCAACCAGATCGACGACCGGATGGTCGCCAGCCAGGGCGCGGACGCCTCCACCGTGCCGTGGTTCGCGCTCCGACCGGAGAGCGCGGGCAAGGTCCTGCCCAGAGCCGACGTCCGTGAGCGGCTGCTGGCCGAGTCGACCAACTGCACCGACATGGTGCAGATGCACACCGGGCGGGCCCCGTTCAACGATACGAAGGTCCGTCAGGCCGTGCAGTACGCCCTCGACGAGGACGCCGTGGTCACCGCCTCCGGCGGCCCCGCCTTCAACGACGCGTCCACCGCATACATGCCCGCCGCGCTCTTCGGCGGCAAACAGCCCGACACCCTGAAGATCCCCACCACCGGGGACGCGGCCAAGGCCAGGCAGTTGCTGAAGGAAGCCGGCAAGGCGAACGGTTTCGCCACCAAGATGACGGTGTCCAACGGTGACAAGGGGCGGGCCGAGGCCGTCCAGGAAGCGCTCGCCAAGGCCGGCATCAAGGTCACCATAGAGACGGTCGACCCGTCCGCGTTCTACGCCACCATCGGCGACACCGCCCACCGCACCGACATGGTCTACACCGGCTGGTGTCCCGATTACCCGTCCGGCTCCACCTTCCTGCCCTTCGTCTTCGACGGCCGCTACATCAAGGACAAGGGCAACTCGGGCAACCACTCCCTCTTCCGCGACGCTCCGACCATGCGGCGGATGGACGAGATCGCCGCCATGACCGACGCCAGGAAGGCGACCGCGGCCTGGCGGAAGCTGGACGGCGAGATCCTCGCCAAGGCCCCGGCAGTGCCCGTCCTGGTGCGGCGCTGGCCATTGGTGGTGGGGACCAACGTCGCGGGCGCGTACGGGCAGACCTCCTTCGGGGGCCAGCTCGACTACGCCTCGGTCGGCCTCAAGGACCCCGCCAAGAGCGAAGGCTGA
- a CDS encoding FAD-binding oxidoreductase has product MLTRNSADVVVVGAGVVGAACAYYAARSGLRVVVVDRGPVAGGTTGAGEGNLLVSDKEPGPELELASHSGELWRKLSEELPPDIEYEPKGGLVVASDEAGMAALRDFASGQRGAGVTAEEVPADRLRDLEPHLAAGLAGGFHYPQDAQVMPALAAAHLLRAGGERVRLRLGEEVTDLLTGASGEIRGVRTAFGELHAPHVVNAAGTWGGEIARLARVTLPVRPRRGFVLVTEPLPRVVRRKVYAADYVADVASGSAALQTSAVVEGTPAGPVLIGASRERVGYDRTLSPEALRRLAAQATALFPVLAGIRAMRTYVGFRPYLPDHLPAIGPDPRVPGLLHACGHEGAGIGLAPATGLAVARSLTGGEPPLDITPFRPERFSPEA; this is encoded by the coding sequence GTGCTGACAAGGAACTCCGCAGACGTCGTCGTCGTCGGGGCGGGCGTGGTCGGCGCGGCCTGCGCCTACTACGCCGCCCGGTCCGGTCTCCGTGTCGTCGTAGTGGACCGCGGCCCCGTGGCGGGCGGTACGACGGGGGCGGGCGAGGGCAACCTCCTGGTGTCCGACAAGGAACCGGGCCCCGAACTCGAACTGGCCAGCCACTCCGGCGAGTTGTGGCGGAAGCTGTCCGAAGAACTCCCGCCGGACATCGAGTACGAACCCAAGGGCGGGCTGGTCGTCGCCTCCGACGAGGCGGGGATGGCCGCGCTGCGCGACTTCGCGTCCGGGCAGCGCGGGGCAGGTGTCACGGCGGAGGAGGTCCCGGCCGACCGCCTGCGCGACCTGGAACCGCATCTTGCCGCCGGACTGGCGGGTGGCTTCCACTATCCCCAGGACGCGCAGGTCATGCCGGCGCTCGCCGCCGCGCACCTGCTGCGCGCGGGTGGCGAGCGGGTCCGGCTGCGCCTCGGCGAGGAGGTCACGGACCTGCTCACCGGGGCGAGTGGCGAGATCCGGGGAGTGCGGACGGCGTTCGGGGAACTCCACGCCCCCCACGTGGTGAACGCCGCCGGGACCTGGGGCGGAGAGATCGCCCGCCTGGCGCGCGTCACGCTTCCCGTCCGGCCCCGCCGGGGCTTCGTCCTGGTCACCGAGCCGCTGCCGCGCGTCGTGCGCCGCAAGGTGTACGCGGCCGACTACGTCGCCGACGTGGCCAGTGGCTCCGCGGCGCTGCAGACTTCGGCGGTGGTCGAGGGCACGCCGGCGGGACCGGTCCTGATCGGCGCCAGCCGGGAACGGGTCGGCTACGACCGCACGCTCTCGCCCGAGGCACTGCGACGCCTGGCCGCCCAGGCCACCGCCCTGTTCCCGGTCCTGGCCGGGATCCGGGCGATGCGCACGTACGTCGGCTTCCGTCCGTACCTGCCGGACCACCTGCCCGCCATCGGCCCCGATCCGCGCGTCCCCGGCCTGCTGCACGCCTGCGGCCACGAGGGCGCGGGGATCGGGCTGGCCCCCGCCACCGGGCTGGCCGTCGCACGGTCGCTGACCGGTGGCGAACCACCGCTCGACATCACCCCCTTCAGGCCGGAGCGCTTCTCTCCGGAAGCCTGA
- a CDS encoding (2Fe-2S)-binding protein codes for MARTPAELVGAQPGPPFRITFDGRAVTALPGQSVAAALWGAGILAWRTTRVGGRPRGAFCGIGQCYDCLATINGEPNRRACLVPARPGDTITTQEGHGRAALGV; via the coding sequence ATGGCCCGTACCCCCGCCGAACTGGTCGGCGCTCAGCCCGGTCCGCCCTTCCGGATCACCTTCGACGGCCGTGCCGTGACCGCTCTGCCCGGCCAGTCCGTCGCCGCCGCTCTGTGGGGAGCCGGGATCCTGGCCTGGCGTACCACACGAGTCGGCGGACGCCCGCGGGGCGCGTTCTGCGGCATCGGCCAGTGCTACGACTGCCTCGCCACCATCAACGGAGAGCCCAACCGGCGGGCCTGCCTGGTTCCGGCCCGGCCCGGCGACACCATCACCACTCAGGAAGGACACGGCCGTGCCGCTCTCGGCGTCTGA